A genomic window from Bacillus mesophilus includes:
- a CDS encoding ATP-binding protein: MSPLLQVYSFQAYCIDEYEEIVEFIEKQVKMICPFKMVYSTKVAVIEALDNAIEHGGFPIHIKICHSEEKGLAIMIKDSGKGFLVRDKIKIIEEYGVDHLLKDNLFNHRGRGIYMMFKTVNNVLYNEVGNEVSLII; the protein is encoded by the coding sequence ATGTCCCCATTACTGCAAGTATACTCCTTTCAGGCCTATTGTATTGATGAATATGAAGAAATTGTTGAGTTCATAGAAAAACAAGTCAAAATGATATGTCCATTTAAAATGGTCTATTCAACAAAAGTGGCTGTAATAGAAGCACTTGATAATGCGATTGAACATGGTGGTTTTCCCATCCATATTAAAATATGTCATTCTGAGGAAAAAGGATTGGCTATTATGATCAAGGATAGTGGTAAAGGTTTTCTAGTTAGAGATAAAATAAAAATCATTGAAGAATATGGTGTTGATCATCTACTCAAGGATAATCTTTTTAACCATAGAGGTCGTGGTATATATATGATGTTCAAGACAGTGAATAATGTCCTATATAATGAGGTTGGAAATGAAGTTTCTCTTATTATCTAA
- a CDS encoding SpoIIE family protein phosphatase, which translates to MSDSDKIFNNIYQTDNPYRSLFLNNPDLCYLLNTKGEFIELNEVAFQKIGYPLDDILNHSFLKIITPEDGPKTVDFFYKVLQGQRVSLETSIINFNGFSIPLLVTAMPFIENDEVVGIIGIAKDVTEIKLIQKRLNESKKRYKELVFSSPYPIIVSLNKEIVFVNEKAVKVMQAEDFTQLTGKNLYSFITGDESKEELSLKPLKSGELKVKTLSGEVIQVQYSFTNIVWEGAPAFLIVFSDITERKQREKLHQQELSLAHQVQQNILPKSLNEEKIKINAIHLPSAELSGDMYYWTKMEEHLYGVMILDIMGHGVSSSLISMSVRAILPSIIYRHKNPTGVMAELNQYVHQYFNNMNFYMTGIFCLIDTRLKKIQYVNAGHPLGLLLMPNNQITELNRGGIPIGLTTEIIYNCEILEYELGSKLTLYTDGYYDALGVTVNQGATLVSDSMKLHKTSSPDELLDHFKDNIKSTKQPDDICMIVIDLP; encoded by the coding sequence TTGAGTGATTCAGATAAAATCTTTAATAACATCTATCAAACTGATAATCCCTATCGGTCTTTATTTCTTAACAACCCTGACTTATGCTACCTATTGAATACAAAAGGTGAATTTATAGAATTAAATGAAGTTGCATTCCAGAAAATTGGTTATCCATTAGATGACATTCTAAATCATTCTTTCTTAAAAATAATTACCCCGGAAGACGGTCCCAAAACAGTAGATTTTTTTTATAAAGTACTGCAAGGTCAAAGAGTTTCCTTAGAAACATCCATTATTAATTTCAATGGGTTTAGCATTCCGTTATTAGTAACGGCCATGCCCTTTATAGAAAATGATGAAGTTGTTGGAATCATCGGTATCGCGAAGGATGTTACCGAAATTAAGCTCATTCAAAAAAGATTAAACGAAAGTAAAAAGCGTTATAAAGAACTAGTTTTTTCTTCTCCTTATCCAATTATCGTTAGTTTAAATAAGGAAATTGTGTTCGTAAATGAAAAAGCTGTAAAGGTTATGCAAGCAGAAGATTTTACACAACTTACTGGTAAAAATCTTTACTCTTTTATTACTGGAGATGAATCTAAAGAGGAGCTTTCATTAAAGCCACTAAAATCAGGTGAATTAAAAGTAAAAACTTTATCAGGTGAGGTAATTCAAGTTCAATACAGCTTCACAAACATTGTTTGGGAGGGTGCCCCTGCGTTTCTTATTGTATTTAGTGATATTACGGAAAGAAAACAAAGAGAGAAATTACATCAGCAAGAGTTATCACTAGCACACCAAGTACAACAAAACATATTACCTAAATCGCTCAATGAAGAAAAAATCAAGATAAATGCAATTCACTTACCTTCAGCCGAGTTATCAGGAGACATGTATTACTGGACGAAAATGGAAGAACATCTGTATGGAGTTATGATTTTAGATATTATGGGACATGGGGTTTCTTCTTCTCTGATCTCAATGTCAGTCAGGGCCATTCTTCCTAGTATCATTTATAGACATAAGAACCCTACTGGTGTTATGGCTGAACTAAATCAGTATGTACACCAATATTTCAATAACATGAATTTTTATATGACTGGAATCTTTTGTTTAATTGATACGCGGTTAAAGAAGATTCAATATGTAAATGCCGGTCATCCATTAGGATTACTGCTAATGCCCAATAATCAAATAACTGAATTAAACAGGGGCGGAATTCCAATTGGGTTAACTACTGAAATTATTTATAACTGTGAGATTTTGGAATATGAGTTAGGAAGTAAACTAACGTTATATACTGATGGCTATTATGATGCCTTAGGCGTTACCGTTAATCAAGGGGCAACTTTAGTAAGTGACAGTATGAAATTGCACAAAACATCTTCTCCAGACGAACTGTTAGATCACTTTAAAGATAACATCAAATCAACCAAACAACCTGATGATATTTGTATGATCGTCATCGATCTTCCATAA
- a CDS encoding HPr family phosphocarrier protein, producing MNGVDTKTLIEIARRAGDFQSSIVLSVNNKHIDVKSILGLSETLVTASNYSLEIHGPDEAEAKEAMVEVFEKNGLSVQVI from the coding sequence ATGAACGGAGTAGACACAAAAACCCTTATTGAAATCGCTAGGAGAGCAGGCGACTTTCAATCTAGTATTGTATTAAGTGTTAACAATAAGCATATTGATGTGAAAAGTATACTTGGACTTAGTGAAACATTAGTAACTGCAAGCAATTATTCACTTGAAATTCATGGTCCAGATGAAGCAGAGGCTAAAGAAGCAATGGTCGAGGTATTTGAAAAGAATGGGTTGAGTGTTCAAGTGATTTAA
- a CDS encoding RraA family protein: MSDIVKEFQEIPTTCISDTMQGLNNMDPSIKPLKEEYRVVGRAYTVKMPVGDNKYVLRGIREAKPGDVLVVDSKGDTYRTIAGDFIVGLAQTLGISGIVTDGVIRDIIGVKKLNYPVFCKGTTVAASAKAGWGEVNVPISCGGASVNPGDIIVADADGVVVIPQVIEVEVLRKAKEKLIFDEEREAKISGNPEAILEYLDKMLAAE; the protein is encoded by the coding sequence ATGAGCGATATTGTGAAAGAGTTCCAAGAGATTCCTACCACATGTATTTCAGACACCATGCAAGGTTTAAATAACATGGATCCTTCCATCAAGCCTTTAAAAGAGGAATATAGAGTGGTCGGGAGAGCTTATACGGTAAAAATGCCAGTTGGAGACAACAAATATGTTTTACGTGGCATACGTGAAGCAAAACCTGGTGATGTTTTAGTGGTTGATTCAAAAGGTGATACGTATAGAACCATCGCAGGAGATTTCATCGTCGGTTTGGCTCAGACCTTAGGAATAAGTGGGATTGTGACGGATGGAGTGATTCGTGACATTATTGGTGTGAAGAAGCTTAACTATCCAGTGTTTTGTAAAGGGACAACTGTTGCGGCAAGTGCAAAAGCTGGTTGGGGTGAAGTGAACGTTCCTATCTCCTGTGGAGGTGCTTCCGTTAATCCTGGAGATATCATTGTGGCTGATGCGGATGGTGTAGTTGTAATTCCACAGGTAATCGAGGTAGAAGTATTAAGGAAAGCAAAGGAGAAACTTATTTTCGATGAAGAAAGAGAAGCGAAAATCTCTGGTAATCCAGAAGCTATTCTTGAATACTTAGATAAGATGTTAGCTGCAGAGTAA
- a CDS encoding chemotaxis protein CheW: MNKFVIVQIGHEEYGLSIKDVISIEKSISPNFVPQGPGYLRGIVEIRGTIQPVIDLNHLLFNEDTLITDKTRFIIVDNESKQYCLLVNDAREIMEISDEDIKPFVQLDTSTSFVEGVVTAKQRLISLLNIKELLFSNIESVYSPV; the protein is encoded by the coding sequence ATGAATAAATTTGTGATTGTACAAATAGGTCATGAAGAATACGGGCTTTCCATTAAGGATGTGATTTCTATCGAAAAGTCAATAAGTCCTAACTTCGTTCCGCAGGGACCCGGTTATCTAAGGGGAATTGTAGAGATACGAGGGACCATCCAACCTGTCATTGACCTGAATCACTTACTCTTTAATGAGGATACTTTAATTACCGATAAGACACGCTTTATTATAGTAGATAATGAAAGCAAACAATATTGTTTACTGGTGAATGATGCCCGTGAAATAATGGAAATCTCAGATGAAGATATTAAGCCATTTGTTCAACTAGATACTTCTACATCTTTTGTAGAAGGTGTTGTAACAGCCAAACAAAGGTTAATATCTCTTCTAAATATAAAAGAGTTATTGTTCTCTAACATAGAATCAGTATATAGCCCGGTGTAA
- a CDS encoding HD domain-containing phosphohydrolase: MKSSKSINSELLPQKLESYLLLSDAVIITDHNHFILDVNKQYEVTTGYNRKTILGLKAGFLKSQLTPKTTHQQLKESLLNQQPWSGVLVNRKKTGELWHSSITITPLEIEGKYYYVGVFRELEQLPQGIYLSEDRKLETQRELLKVLAISCEIRDPEIEQHLVRVQQYTQYLIDEYYNEHVSELCETYLHNIIHCSILHDIGKAGIPEGILYKPGALTFYERQIIEMHPLLGADILNKMSTNINNELITSLEVAENIILYHHEKWDGTGYPKGLKGEEIPFEARVIAIVDVFDALTSRRAYKDSWPLEQAITYIAEQKGIHFDPVLTDTFVKLIRKEQSRPKPEIIH; the protein is encoded by the coding sequence ATGAAAAGTTCAAAGTCTATAAACAGTGAACTTCTTCCTCAAAAGCTTGAGAGCTACTTGTTATTATCAGATGCCGTTATAATAACAGACCATAACCATTTTATTTTAGATGTAAATAAACAGTATGAGGTTACTACTGGTTATAATAGAAAAACAATCTTGGGACTAAAGGCTGGATTCCTAAAGTCACAACTCACTCCAAAGACAACACATCAGCAATTAAAAGAAAGTTTATTAAACCAGCAACCATGGTCTGGAGTTTTGGTTAACAGAAAGAAGACAGGTGAGTTATGGCATTCATCCATTACTATTACTCCCTTAGAGATTGAGGGCAAATATTATTATGTTGGGGTATTCAGGGAACTGGAACAATTACCACAAGGTATATATTTATCTGAAGATAGAAAGCTTGAAACGCAGAGAGAGTTGTTAAAAGTCCTTGCCATATCATGTGAAATAAGGGACCCTGAAATAGAACAACATCTTGTTAGGGTGCAACAATATACTCAATACTTAATAGATGAATATTACAATGAACATGTCTCTGAGCTATGTGAAACATATCTTCATAATATAATTCACTGCAGTATATTGCACGATATTGGAAAAGCTGGTATTCCTGAGGGGATTTTGTATAAACCAGGAGCACTTACCTTTTATGAAAGGCAAATTATTGAGATGCATCCTTTATTAGGTGCCGATATATTAAATAAGATGTCTACCAATATCAACAATGAACTAATTACGAGTCTAGAAGTAGCCGAAAATATAATCTTATACCATCATGAAAAATGGGACGGAACTGGTTATCCTAAGGGGTTAAAAGGGGAAGAAATCCCATTTGAAGCAAGAGTCATTGCCATTGTGGATGTGTTTGATGCCTTAACTAGTAGAAGGGCTTATAAAGATTCATGGCCACTGGAACAAGCCATTACCTATATTGCAGAACAAAAAGGGATCCATTTTGATCCAGTCTTAACAGACACCTTTGTAAAGCTCATTAGGAAAGAGCAATCTAGACCTAAACCAGAAATTATTCATTAA
- a CDS encoding methyl-accepting chemotaxis protein, translated as MRDNVASATQNLAAISEETNASFQQLNHQSNEIVSLANAGTELSILAEERAKKGKEQLVIQNHNMSNINESVRDISSDVQVLLDISKQMQEIVNIVTGIAEQTNLLSLNAAIEAARAGEHGKGFGVVAGEVRKLSEQTKQSVTNVSALIINTNTQVNNLTKSLEKISSAVSDGRNNMQLTEVYFEEIVTTMNETKTQNNKIEIELVSFVNVVQELGNAFDEVASSADRLTALTQELN; from the coding sequence ATTAGAGATAATGTAGCAAGTGCAACCCAAAATCTTGCAGCAATCTCTGAAGAAACTAATGCCTCTTTTCAACAATTAAATCATCAATCAAATGAAATAGTATCACTTGCAAATGCAGGTACTGAACTTTCCATTTTAGCTGAAGAACGAGCTAAGAAAGGTAAAGAACAGCTGGTTATTCAGAATCATAATATGTCAAATATTAATGAATCGGTAAGGGATATTTCTAGTGATGTACAGGTTCTATTAGATATATCAAAACAAATGCAAGAAATCGTTAATATTGTAACGGGTATTGCTGAGCAAACAAATCTGTTATCACTAAATGCTGCTATCGAAGCTGCAAGAGCAGGTGAGCATGGAAAGGGATTTGGGGTTGTTGCAGGAGAAGTAAGGAAATTATCTGAGCAAACCAAACAATCAGTCACGAATGTTTCTGCATTAATCATTAACACTAATACTCAAGTAAATAATTTAACAAAGTCACTTGAAAAGATTAGTAGTGCAGTATCTGATGGTAGAAACAATATGCAGTTAACAGAAGTATACTTTGAAGAAATTGTTACAACTATGAACGAAACGAAAACTCAAAATAATAAAATAGAAATTGAACTTGTCTCTTTTGTTAATGTTGTGCAGGAACTGGGCAATGCATTTGATGAAGTAGCGAGTTCAGCTGATCGCTTAACGGCGCTCACTCAAGAGTTAAACTAG
- a CDS encoding aspartyl-phosphate phosphatase Spo0E family protein, which translates to MEKLRVELINLAQQNGYSHTETICKSKELDMLIHTVQKVRMDATEVGNL; encoded by the coding sequence ATTGAAAAACTACGAGTAGAGTTAATAAACCTAGCACAGCAAAATGGTTACTCTCACACTGAGACAATTTGCAAAAGTAAGGAATTGGATATGTTGATTCATACTGTTCAAAAAGTTAGGATGGATGCCACAGAGGTAGGTAACTTATAA
- a CDS encoding SpoIIE family protein phosphatase, with protein sequence MIQQLDEAPCGYVTLNDDGFILSINKTLLDLLGYGYHELQNKHINHILPISTRAFYQMYFFPMIRLQERVEEIYFTLLDKKGDEVPVLLNAKRRNSNKDCINECIFIPMYKRYEFESEILKAKREAETALQERNKVNQKLKEVLHSLEVKQSQLIELYQQNQEYQEKIKIELDLAKSIQNMATSIPISNGHLQIETYYKSSSDLSGDIFGCYQIDEQRYGIIILDVMGHGISSALITMSLRSLYQSLVSKGVPVDEVIQELDNYLHVLFENNSELMHFSTVLCLVIDTDKQEIEYINAGHPTAIMQGNNKTNYDFSSSVPPIGLVKGINFMSTKCLYEKGSRLLLYTDGVLELIPLHELRQLVKINKHEPLSILKEKIIQNLKLKEEYNDHIDDQCFILIDL encoded by the coding sequence ATGATTCAGCAGCTTGATGAAGCACCTTGCGGATACGTTACACTAAATGATGATGGCTTCATCCTATCTATTAACAAGACACTTCTTGATCTTCTTGGGTATGGATATCATGAATTGCAAAACAAACATATAAATCATATTCTACCTATTTCAACACGTGCTTTCTATCAAATGTACTTTTTTCCGATGATTAGATTGCAAGAAAGGGTTGAAGAAATTTATTTTACTTTGCTAGATAAAAAAGGCGATGAAGTTCCAGTTTTATTGAATGCTAAGCGGAGAAATTCTAACAAAGATTGTATTAATGAATGCATTTTTATTCCAATGTATAAGCGTTACGAATTTGAAAGTGAAATCCTTAAGGCAAAACGCGAGGCGGAAACAGCCCTACAAGAAAGAAATAAAGTGAACCAAAAATTAAAAGAGGTCCTTCATAGTTTAGAGGTTAAACAAAGCCAGTTAATCGAACTATATCAACAAAATCAAGAATATCAGGAAAAAATTAAGATTGAGCTTGATTTAGCGAAGAGTATTCAAAACATGGCGACTTCCATTCCTATTTCTAATGGTCACCTTCAAATTGAAACCTACTATAAGTCCTCTAGCGATTTATCAGGTGATATATTTGGGTGTTATCAAATTGATGAACAACGATATGGAATTATTATTTTAGATGTAATGGGACATGGAATTTCTTCTGCACTTATCACGATGTCGTTACGTTCACTATATCAAAGTTTAGTTTCTAAAGGGGTTCCTGTTGATGAGGTAATTCAAGAATTAGATAACTATCTACATGTTCTATTTGAGAATAACAGTGAATTAATGCACTTCTCGACTGTATTATGTCTTGTGATCGACACGGACAAACAAGAAATTGAGTATATTAATGCTGGTCATCCAACCGCTATCATGCAAGGAAATAATAAAACAAATTATGACTTTAGTTCCTCTGTCCCCCCAATTGGGTTAGTTAAAGGCATTAACTTTATGAGTACAAAATGTCTATATGAGAAAGGATCTAGATTACTCCTTTATACTGATGGTGTGTTAGAACTTATTCCTTTACATGAATTAAGGCAATTGGTGAAAATAAACAAACACGAACCTTTATCCATTCTAAAAGAAAAAATAATCCAAAATCTTAAACTAAAAGAAGAATACAATGATCATATTGATGATCAGTGCTTTATCCTAATTGATTTGTAG
- a CDS encoding alpha/beta fold hydrolase gives MKLDVIKRNNVNVTGKGTQAIVLAAGFGCNQNMWKFLIPAFEQNYKIVLFDYVGAGGSDLSAYDSQKYSNLSGYTQDLVDVLDYLDLKDVIFIGHSVSSIIGLLASIEKPTLFKRLIMIGPSPCYINDLPDYYGGFDKEAIDGLFSIMDRNYIGWVNQLAPIIMKNSDRPELTKELADSFCSTDPIIARNFARVTFYSDNRHDLPKAVVPSLILQCSDDTIAPTSVGEYMLRNMPLSQLYYMNTTGHCPHLSHPKETIELIGKYLYDL, from the coding sequence GTGAAACTAGATGTTATCAAACGTAATAATGTTAATGTCACTGGAAAGGGAACACAAGCTATTGTTCTCGCAGCTGGCTTTGGTTGTAATCAAAATATGTGGAAGTTTCTAATTCCAGCATTTGAACAAAACTATAAAATTGTGCTATTTGATTACGTAGGTGCAGGAGGTTCAGATTTGTCAGCTTATGATTCACAAAAATATAGTAACCTCTCAGGTTATACTCAAGATCTAGTAGATGTTTTAGATTACCTAGACTTAAAAGATGTTATATTTATAGGTCACTCAGTTTCGAGTATAATCGGATTACTTGCGTCCATAGAAAAACCTACTCTTTTTAAACGACTCATCATGATTGGTCCTTCACCTTGTTACATTAATGATCTCCCAGATTATTATGGTGGATTTGATAAGGAAGCAATAGATGGGCTATTCAGTATAATGGATAGAAATTATATCGGGTGGGTAAATCAACTGGCACCAATTATTATGAAAAATAGTGATCGACCAGAACTAACAAAAGAACTTGCTGATAGTTTTTGTTCGACTGACCCAATAATCGCCCGGAATTTTGCAAGAGTCACCTTCTACTCTGATAATCGTCATGATTTACCGAAGGCGGTTGTTCCTTCCTTAATATTGCAATGTTCTGATGATACGATTGCTCCTACTTCAGTTGGTGAGTATATGTTACGAAATATGCCACTAAGCCAATTATATTATATGAATACCACAGGACATTGTCCTCATTTGAGTCACCCTAAAGAAACGATTGAACTGATAGGAAAATATTTGTATGATCTTTAA
- a CDS encoding ATP-binding protein — protein sequence MPLLENFSNFTIYSTEQYDQIISELEKQLKLLHSATLEYSTKVALFEAVNNSLEHGKLPVTIQFETKDHEVQINVKDSGEGFQVSQKVNLIAEKGIEVLLEESIFSERGRGIYMMYKLVNQVIFNEKGNEVSLVINTH from the coding sequence TTGCCTTTACTGGAAAATTTTTCGAACTTTACAATCTATTCTACTGAGCAATATGACCAAATTATTTCTGAATTAGAAAAACAGTTAAAATTACTTCATTCAGCTACCCTAGAATATTCTACTAAAGTAGCATTATTTGAAGCAGTAAATAATTCATTGGAGCATGGTAAATTACCAGTTACCATTCAATTTGAAACAAAAGATCATGAAGTTCAAATCAATGTAAAAGATAGTGGTGAAGGTTTTCAGGTTAGCCAAAAGGTAAACCTTATAGCAGAGAAAGGAATAGAAGTGCTACTGGAAGAAAGTATTTTTTCCGAGAGAGGTAGAGGGATTTATATGATGTATAAATTGGTAAATCAGGTAATATTTAATGAAAAGGGAAATGAAGTTTCCTTAGTTATAAATACCCATTAA
- a CDS encoding LytR/AlgR family response regulator transcription factor, whose protein sequence is MIKVMIVEDERLAREELEFLLSQEDDIRLIASLRCGGKLLELVEEHHPDLVFLDIQIPDINGVELAQILNKKKKPPLIIFSTAYQEFAVEAFGLNVVDYLLKPYETGRFKNSMFRVRNILKEKNKLTTTNSFGKLLIEEGNNIILLDPKEIVFAEKVGRHLVIYTETRVITTKMTIVDLENLTRNQAFIKPHRSYLVNEKYIKELRPWINGAYNMFLSNKSETKIPVPRTAIKNLLQQLNGEKGSHI, encoded by the coding sequence TTGATTAAAGTAATGATCGTTGAAGATGAACGGCTTGCCCGTGAAGAATTAGAGTTTCTATTAAGTCAAGAGGATGACATACGTTTAATAGCCAGCTTAAGGTGCGGGGGAAAGCTACTTGAATTAGTAGAAGAGCACCATCCAGATCTTGTGTTTTTGGATATTCAAATTCCAGATATAAACGGTGTTGAGCTGGCCCAGATTCTTAATAAGAAAAAGAAACCTCCACTGATTATTTTTAGTACTGCTTATCAGGAATTTGCTGTAGAAGCTTTTGGACTAAACGTGGTCGATTACCTTTTAAAGCCCTATGAAACTGGGAGATTTAAGAATTCGATGTTTCGTGTTCGTAATATTTTAAAAGAAAAAAATAAACTCACCACCACAAATTCTTTTGGAAAGTTATTGATTGAGGAAGGAAACAATATCATATTACTCGATCCAAAAGAAATCGTATTTGCAGAAAAGGTAGGTCGACATCTTGTTATCTATACAGAGACTAGAGTCATTACAACTAAAATGACTATAGTAGATTTAGAGAATTTAACAAGAAATCAAGCTTTTATCAAACCGCATCGAAGCTATTTAGTAAATGAGAAATATATTAAGGAATTGAGACCATGGATAAATGGAGCTTATAACATGTTCCTAAGTAATAAGAGTGAAACAAAAATACCTGTACCTCGCACAGCTATTAAAAATTTACTTCAACAATTGAATGGAGAAAAAGGGAGTCATATATGA
- a CDS encoding PAS domain S-box protein, translated as MSNYNYYLVFFSIIIAFLGSYTSFSMIIRSFDSKKSQFLWKIGVALMLAIGIWSMHFVGLLALQINDLTYDIICLILSFIIAFLASFFSVLVGSKANYRLLKGVIAGGILSIGIFGTHFCGMLAIEQVHVHQHTIFVVVAFVISLFFSVLGIHLCFKQRNEENSRKHRAVGSSVLLMLAIISLHYISSYNLSINNVTLLTDESSVGINNFLLGINIAVFSVIVLIIFLLHSVYLENEYLNQKRDFEVTEKVNHRLNSLLGTIPNGVVILNHKGYVTYINKMAEDLLSVSYEEVMGKHIDYPSWEFKVKSDDYLLANQSKAERFARVMEKPICNLEIIYTKKGKNPVFLSVNSSPLRDYKDEVILSFTDITMKKQKENELEEKSLKLEALFNTSSIGILLLDRKGNVMEVSPKIEDLLGYTGEDFKGKYINYFKDSILSDLSKGKQSGEKYSIHREDKRFSHIDGTIKWGRVSVSFIEENKKGTGYYLCIIEDLTKKKQIQLSNLQKDAELRVLQAQINPHFLFNTLNSIVSLIRSNQENARNLTVQLAKYMRSNLTLTSKSLIPLVKEFDHIVSYIEIQKVRFQDQLEIIIEDDVRVFPSDILIPPFTLQPLIENSIEHGLKGKPQGGLILVKASIKSSGVCISIEDNGTGITQDKLEVLGHDYVVSENGNGYGIYNVNKRLQLLIGDHASLMISNKLEGGAIISFCLGTLEEREIVG; from the coding sequence ATGAGTAACTATAATTACTATTTGGTATTCTTTTCTATCATTATTGCATTTTTAGGATCCTATACTTCTTTTTCAATGATCATACGTTCTTTTGATAGTAAAAAGTCTCAATTTCTTTGGAAAATAGGAGTAGCATTGATGTTAGCGATTGGGATTTGGTCCATGCACTTTGTAGGTCTCCTTGCACTTCAAATTAATGATCTAACCTATGACATCATATGCTTAATACTATCTTTTATAATTGCTTTTCTTGCTTCTTTCTTCTCGGTACTAGTTGGTTCGAAAGCAAACTATAGACTTTTGAAGGGGGTTATAGCAGGGGGCATTCTAAGTATAGGGATATTTGGTACACACTTTTGTGGGATGCTTGCTATAGAACAAGTACATGTTCATCAACACACTATTTTCGTTGTGGTAGCGTTCGTTATCAGTCTATTTTTTTCGGTTTTAGGAATCCATCTTTGCTTTAAGCAAAGAAATGAGGAGAATAGTAGAAAACATAGGGCTGTTGGAAGCAGTGTATTGTTAATGCTTGCTATTATTAGCCTGCATTACATCAGTTCTTATAATTTGTCTATTAATAACGTTACTTTACTGACTGATGAATCTAGTGTTGGAATAAACAACTTTTTACTAGGAATTAATATAGCGGTCTTCAGTGTTATTGTTTTAATAATATTCCTTCTTCATAGTGTTTACTTAGAAAACGAGTATTTGAATCAAAAGAGAGATTTTGAAGTAACCGAAAAAGTGAATCACCGCCTGAACTCTTTGCTTGGAACAATTCCGAATGGTGTTGTGATTTTAAATCATAAAGGCTATGTAACTTATATAAATAAAATGGCAGAGGACCTCTTATCTGTTAGTTATGAAGAAGTAATGGGGAAACACATTGATTATCCATCATGGGAATTTAAAGTCAAAAGCGATGATTACTTGTTGGCTAATCAATCCAAAGCTGAACGGTTTGCTAGAGTAATGGAAAAACCTATATGCAATTTGGAAATCATATATACGAAGAAGGGCAAGAATCCTGTTTTCCTTTCTGTAAATAGTTCACCTTTAAGAGATTATAAAGATGAAGTGATTCTTTCTTTTACTGACATTACGATGAAAAAACAAAAAGAAAATGAACTAGAAGAAAAGTCTTTGAAGCTGGAAGCTTTATTCAACACGTCATCAATTGGAATTCTTTTATTAGATCGTAAAGGAAATGTCATGGAGGTAAGCCCGAAGATAGAAGATTTGTTAGGGTATACCGGAGAAGATTTTAAGGGGAAATATATCAATTACTTTAAAGACTCCATTTTATCAGATTTATCTAAGGGCAAGCAAAGCGGTGAGAAGTATAGCATCCATCGTGAGGATAAAAGATTTAGTCATATAGATGGTACGATTAAATGGGGGAGAGTATCAGTCTCTTTTATTGAAGAAAACAAGAAGGGTACTGGTTATTATCTTTGTATAATAGAAGACCTTACCAAAAAGAAGCAAATTCAGCTCTCAAACTTGCAAAAGGATGCTGAATTAAGGGTATTGCAGGCTCAAATTAATCCTCATTTCTTATTTAATACCTTAAATTCAATAGTTAGTCTGATAAGAAGTAATCAGGAAAATGCAAGAAATCTAACCGTTCAATTGGCCAAGTACATGAGGAGTAATCTAACCTTAACATCCAAATCACTAATTCCTCTCGTGAAGGAATTTGACCATATCGTTTCTTATATCGAAATCCAAAAAGTCCGATTTCAGGATCAATTGGAAATAATAATAGAAGATGATGTAAGGGTATTTCCTAGTGATATTTTGATTCCGCCTTTTACCTTACAGCCATTAATTGAGAACAGTATTGAACATGGCTTAAAGGGAAAGCCACAAGGTGGACTTATATTGGTAAAAGCCTCTATTAAATCGTCAGGGGTTTGTATATCAATTGAAGATAATGGTACAGGAATAACTCAAGATAAATTGGAAGTTCTAGGACACGATTATGTAGTTAGTGAAAATGGAAACGGATATGGAATCTATAATGTAAATAAAAGACTTCAATTATTAATTGGAGACCATGCAAGTCTAATGATCTCAAACAAGCTAGAGGGCGGGGCCATTATTTCGTTTTGTTTAGGAACATTGGAAGAAAGGGAGATTGTAGGTTGA